The following nucleotide sequence is from Limisphaerales bacterium.
ACGCTGTGCAAGGACAAGGCGATCTCCAAAAAAATACTGAGCTATCACGAGGTGCGCGTGCCGCGCTTTATGGTGCAGCAGCCGGGTCGGCTCATTCGGTTGGCGGAAGGGATGCGATTTCCGCTCATCGTGAAGCCCGCCCGCGAGGAGGCGAGCCAAGGCATTAGCCTCAAAAGCGTGGTGAATAATGAGGCCGAGTTGGTGAACCGCGTGTGCTTTGTGCACGAACGTTTTCGGCAAGAGGCGTTGGTGGAGGAGTACATTGAGGGCCGCGAAATTTACGTGGGCGTCATCGGCAACGACCGCCTCCAATGCCTGCCCGCGCGCGAGATGGTGTGGGGCCGCGACGTGCCGCCGCAAGCGCGCTTCGCCAGCTATCGCGTGAAGTGGGATGAGGCTTACCGCGAGCGGTGGGGTATTCGCAGTCGTTTCCTACCTCCGCTTCCTGCTGCTGATCAAAGGCGGTTAGAGGTGGAGTGCAAAAATATTTATCGCGCGCTCAACCTCAACGGCTACACGCGGTTG
It contains:
- a CDS encoding ATP-grasp domain-containing protein, which produces MAKKPKVLVLFDVGEPTGIDDDYTEDLKSEDWKTERHVLSALRALGYPFAMLGVHDDTGLVRDMIERYQPDVIFNMVEQFANSLGNENRITSFLELQGLPVTGCGSTGITLCKDKAISKKILSYHEVRVPRFMVQQPGRLIRLAEGMRFPLIVKPAREEASQGISLKSVVNNEAELVNRVCFVHERFRQEALVEEYIEGREIYVGVIGNDRLQCLPAREMVWGRDVPPQARFASYRVKWDEAYRERWGIRSRFLPPLPAADQRRLEVECKNIYRALNLNGYTRLDLRLTPEGEFIFIEANPNPMLARDEDFAMSAKKAGIDYPKLIEKIITLAA